From the genome of Psychrilyobacter atlanticus DSM 19335, one region includes:
- a CDS encoding HD domain-containing protein — MYIELAKEIKKINGCLYIVGGAVRDFFLYNKPMDENSNIDIEILGVSPEQIEKILNNFGRWKLVGTLYKVYLINNLEITLPRDENGFNPSLKIETSILNRDLTINSLYYNPLTDQTIDLYRGKLDLENKVLYYVDRETFLEDPLRLFRTIELAGRLDFELSEDLKKLISTNFHLIQSIPKERIMGELEKILLNHKKPSKTFRLLDDTGGVEILFPNLYRSKKVIQDKIFHPEGDVFTHTLMTLDVLKPSERTIELMIALLFHDIGKNITQDTHFKGHTKASRDMFLDLIDKFTNNKKLISSAADLIFYHVSPLILMLNNKVNKVTIRKLAVKVSIPKLLKVYEADVLGRGRLDNSEELENIKKIDSIYHEIKDDLTPLVNGRHLLSWGYKSGKEFKKILNYLYRLQLEEKFVSVEEAREIIRCREPKIKN; from the coding sequence ATGTATATAGAATTAGCTAAAGAGATAAAAAAAATAAATGGGTGCCTGTATATCGTAGGAGGAGCTGTGAGAGATTTTTTTCTCTACAACAAACCCATGGATGAAAATTCAAATATAGACATAGAGATTTTAGGAGTTTCTCCTGAACAGATAGAAAAAATATTAAATAATTTTGGCAGGTGGAAATTAGTTGGTACCCTCTATAAGGTTTACCTTATAAATAATTTAGAAATTACTTTACCTAGAGATGAAAATGGATTTAATCCCTCTTTGAAGATCGAAACTTCCATTCTAAACAGGGATTTGACCATCAATTCCCTCTATTATAACCCTCTGACAGATCAGACTATAGATCTTTATAGAGGGAAGTTAGATCTGGAAAATAAAGTTTTATACTATGTAGACCGGGAAACATTTTTAGAAGATCCCCTCAGGTTATTTAGAACCATTGAGCTGGCAGGTAGACTGGACTTTGAACTTTCAGAGGATTTAAAAAAGCTGATCTCAACAAATTTTCACCTCATTCAAAGCATTCCAAAGGAAAGGATCATGGGAGAATTAGAAAAAATCCTTTTAAACCACAAAAAACCTTCTAAAACTTTCAGACTGTTAGATGACACTGGAGGAGTAGAGATCCTCTTCCCTAACCTCTACCGTTCAAAAAAAGTGATCCAAGATAAAATTTTCCATCCTGAGGGAGATGTTTTTACCCACACCCTTATGACCCTTGATGTCTTAAAACCATCTGAAAGAACAATAGAACTTATGATAGCTCTTTTATTTCACGATATTGGAAAAAACATCACACAAGACACTCATTTTAAAGGTCATACCAAGGCATCCAGAGATATGTTTTTAGATCTGATAGATAAATTTACAAACAACAAAAAACTTATATCTTCTGCAGCTGATTTAATTTTTTATCACGTTTCTCCATTGATACTTATGCTAAACAACAAGGTCAATAAGGTCACTATAAGGAAGTTAGCTGTCAAAGTCAGCATACCCAAACTCCTAAAAGTCTATGAAGCTGATGTTTTAGGAAGGGGACGATTAGACAACTCCGAGGAACTGGAAAACATCAAAAAGATAGATTCTATCTATCACGAGATAAAGGATGACCTAACACCTTTAGTCAATGGAAGACACCTCCTTTCATGGGGTTACAAAAGTGGAAAAGAATTTAAAAAGATCTTAAACTACCTGTATAGATTACAGTTGGAGGAGAAATTTGTCAGTGTTGAAGAAGCAAGAGAAATAATCAGATGCAGAGAACCTAAGATTAAAAATTAA
- a CDS encoding OmpP1/FadL family transporter: MKKILFGCIALLSTASYGASVDALANSTPAYMGNPAQNATLTTEAAYYNPAGLVHLEDGNYISVGGQLSNITYEMEKGGENYKANDPLGLIPNLSYIHKSGDWAFYGNTGGAAGGPTLDYEDGVPLLDNLLGTGTGTVEGKNAYAMANLGAAYRLNNEWSVAAGVKYIYAQRNIEIETSKDANLTPLPIPKYAVDGTYDAERTAQGFGGTFGINYRPNDRLNMAMTYNTKVKLEFEADSKGTGNLGAMLPTIASNPAGAALAPIIDGDKRWRDLPAELKYGVAYKMTDKWTVMGGGNYYFVSEADTDGKDGFKNGWEVNVGTEYQVSERWTLTTGYNYAETGATDETFNDTEFALDSHIFTAGAKFQQTPNLEWTFSTMYVDYIDHEVDGVNYKKNIIATGISAAYKF, translated from the coding sequence ATGAAGAAAATATTATTTGGATGCATAGCTTTATTAAGCACGGCATCATATGGAGCCAGTGTAGATGCACTTGCTAATTCAACACCGGCATATATGGGGAATCCAGCTCAAAATGCTACATTAACAACAGAAGCGGCTTATTATAATCCGGCAGGTTTAGTTCACTTAGAGGATGGTAACTATATATCTGTAGGTGGACAACTATCTAACATCACTTATGAGATGGAAAAAGGTGGAGAAAACTACAAGGCTAACGACCCATTAGGACTTATACCTAACTTAAGTTATATCCATAAAAGTGGAGACTGGGCATTTTATGGTAACACTGGAGGAGCCGCAGGAGGACCTACTTTAGACTATGAGGATGGAGTGCCTTTATTAGACAATTTATTAGGTACGGGGACAGGAACTGTTGAGGGGAAAAATGCTTATGCCATGGCGAACCTTGGTGCAGCATACAGATTAAACAATGAATGGTCGGTAGCGGCAGGGGTAAAATATATCTATGCTCAAAGAAATATTGAGATAGAAACATCTAAGGATGCAAATTTAACACCACTTCCAATACCTAAATATGCTGTAGATGGTACTTATGACGCCGAGAGAACAGCTCAAGGATTCGGTGGGACATTTGGTATAAACTACAGGCCTAACGACAGATTGAATATGGCAATGACTTATAATACAAAAGTTAAGCTGGAATTTGAAGCAGATTCAAAAGGAACTGGAAATTTAGGAGCAATGTTACCTACGATAGCATCAAATCCGGCAGGGGCAGCGTTAGCTCCAATCATTGATGGGGACAAAAGATGGAGAGACCTACCTGCTGAATTAAAGTACGGGGTAGCTTATAAGATGACTGATAAGTGGACTGTAATGGGTGGAGGAAACTACTATTTCGTTTCAGAGGCTGATACAGATGGTAAAGATGGATTTAAAAATGGATGGGAAGTTAATGTAGGTACAGAATATCAAGTGTCTGAAAGATGGACTCTGACTACTGGATATAACTATGCAGAGACAGGTGCAACTGATGAAACGTTTAATGATACTGAATTTGCATTAGATTCACACATATTTACTGCAGGAGCTAAGTTCCAACAGACTCCTAACTTAGAGTGGACATTCTCAACAATGTATGTAGATTATATCGATCATGAAGTTGACGGAGTAAATTACAAAAAAAATATAATTGCTACTGGAATAAGTGCAGCATATAAATTTTAA
- a CDS encoding TetR/AcrR family transcriptional regulator translates to MPKKPIFTREQIIDKAFGMLERGSLENITARSLAKELNCSPAPIYGLFMSMDELKKELINRAKNLFLTYVSKEKEEVPFLNIGMGICKFAREEKPLFKSIFLRNSSYSTLISEFHKIIFEEMKKDERFDSLPADVKETLTIDCWTYAHGLSTLIATGYFKTPSDNFIRRRLISGPASIIYFHLGVEKEKQLNK, encoded by the coding sequence ATGCCTAAAAAACCTATATTCACAAGAGAACAAATAATAGACAAAGCTTTTGGTATGTTAGAGAGGGGTAGTTTGGAAAATATAACAGCTAGAAGTTTAGCCAAGGAATTGAACTGTTCTCCTGCTCCCATCTATGGTTTATTTATGTCTATGGATGAATTGAAAAAAGAATTGATAAATAGAGCCAAAAATCTATTTTTGACATATGTAAGTAAGGAAAAAGAGGAGGTACCATTTCTTAATATAGGAATGGGTATCTGTAAATTTGCAAGGGAAGAAAAACCATTGTTTAAATCTATATTTTTAAGAAACAGTTCATACAGTACATTGATATCTGAATTTCATAAGATTATTTTTGAGGAGATGAAAAAAGATGAAAGATTTGATAGTCTTCCTGCTGATGTTAAAGAAACACTGACTATTGATTGCTGGACATATGCTCATGGTCTCTCTACTCTTATTGCGACGGGATATTTTAAGACGCCATCAGATAACTTTATAAGAAGAAGACTGATCAGTGGACCTGCATCAATTATCTATTTTCACCTAGGTGTAGAAAAAGAAAAACAATTAAATAAATAA